Proteins encoded by one window of Raphanus sativus cultivar WK10039 unplaced genomic scaffold, ASM80110v3 Scaffold0002, whole genome shotgun sequence:
- the LOC108811134 gene encoding transcription factor BIM1 isoform X1 codes for MELPQSRVIEAQGRKKPMHDFLSSCSNLHVHPDPMPSSQGGYPKTHDFLQPLERVGTRASAKEEGTRGSVDTAETSSQLKSPYVHNQHVLPGGIGTYTISHMPYLYHNHLQRVPKPKVSQMFKVSQASCNERNAVEDNSVSNCSSYAANNGFTLWNESVEKKGHTRKRQQSQSFMDMIKSAKGSSQEDDLDDDDEEFVTNKGNNTSTSQCQRVDLRVRVDGKGHCNKQMPNTPRSKHSATEQRRRSKINDRFQTLRQLIPNSDQKRDKASFLLEVIEYIHFLQEKVDKHEPPEGAVPVLAEAQAVDMEHQQCLKRAMDTTNSFPVLGQRNSFFSPESPQLCPISSPDVAAMDCENLREEKEVEELSIHKGTISISSVYSQGLLKTLSETLQTSGVDLSRSRISVQIKLSRQPQEDEEVHRKVWTRSPSGDENHNENSNIKQTRKQKKLKKTTSIYNGETE; via the exons ATGGAGCTTCCACAGTCTCGTGTCATCGAAGCACAAG GGAGAAAAAAACCAATGCATGATTTTTTATCATCCTGCAGTAATTTACACGTCCATCCAGATCCAATGCCTTCATCTCAAG GTGGATATCCGAAAACTCATGATTTTCTACAACCGTTAGAACGTGTTGGAACAAGAGCTAGTGCAAAGGAGGAAGGGACCAGAGGCAGTGTGGACACTGCAGAGACATCGTCGCAGCTGAAGTCGCCGTATGTTCATAACCAGCACGTGCTTCCCGGTGGCATAGGGACTTACACGATCAGTCATATGCCTTACTTGTATCATAACCATCTTCAGCGAGTTCCTAAACCAAAGGTCTCTCAGATGTTCAAGGTGTCCCAAGCTAGCTGTAACGAGAGGAATGCAGTGGAGGATAATTCGGTTTCTAATTGCAGCTCTTACGCTGCAAACAATGGATTCACTCTGTGGAATGAATCTGTAGAGAAGAAAGGGCATACAAGGAAGAGGCAGCAGAGCCAAAGCTTCATGGACATGATAAAGTCTGCCAAAGGAAGTTCGCAGGAGGATGATTTGGATGATGACGATGAAGAGTTTGTTACAAATAAAGGGAACAACACATCCACCAGCCAGTGCCAGAGAG tGGATTTGAGAGTCAGAGTAGATGGGAAAGGTCACTGTAACAAACAAATGCCGAACACACCTAGGTCAAAACATTCTGCAACAGAGCAACGGAGGAGGAGCAAGATCAATGATAG GTTTCAGACGTTGAGACAATTGATCCCTAACAGCGACCAAAAGCGGGACAAGGCATCATTCTTACTGGAG GTTATCGAGTACATTCACTTCTTACAAGAGAAAGTAGACAAACACGAG CCACCGGAGGGAGCTGTTCCAGTCCTCGCAGAGGCTCAAGCGGTCGACATGGAGCATCAACAGTGTCTAAAAAGGGCAATGGATACGACTAATTCCTTTCCTGTGTTGGGTCAAAGGAACAGTTTCTTCTCTCCAGAATCGCCACAGCTTTGTCCAATTTCATCACCCGATGTTGCTGCAATGGACTGTGAAAATCtgagagaagagaaggaggTAGAGGAGCTTTCTATTCATAAGGGTACTATCAGTATATCAAGTGTTTATTCTCAAGG GTTGTTAAAAACATTGTCAGAAACACTCCAAACATCAGGAGTGGACTTGTCCAGATCAAGGATCTCTGTGCAAATCAAGCTCTCTAGACAACCTCAAGAG GATGAAGAAGTTCATCGAAAGGTTTGGACTCGATCTCCAAGTGGAGATGAAAACCACAACGAAAACAGTAACATCAAGCAGACgcggaaacaaaagaaactcaaAAAGACCACATCAATATATAATGGAGAAACAGAGTAA
- the LOC108811134 gene encoding transcription factor BIM1 isoform X2, with amino-acid sequence MELPQSRVIEAQGGYPKTHDFLQPLERVGTRASAKEEGTRGSVDTAETSSQLKSPYVHNQHVLPGGIGTYTISHMPYLYHNHLQRVPKPKVSQMFKVSQASCNERNAVEDNSVSNCSSYAANNGFTLWNESVEKKGHTRKRQQSQSFMDMIKSAKGSSQEDDLDDDDEEFVTNKGNNTSTSQCQRVDLRVRVDGKGHCNKQMPNTPRSKHSATEQRRRSKINDRFQTLRQLIPNSDQKRDKASFLLEVIEYIHFLQEKVDKHEPPEGAVPVLAEAQAVDMEHQQCLKRAMDTTNSFPVLGQRNSFFSPESPQLCPISSPDVAAMDCENLREEKEVEELSIHKGTISISSVYSQGLLKTLSETLQTSGVDLSRSRISVQIKLSRQPQEDEEVHRKVWTRSPSGDENHNENSNIKQTRKQKKLKKTTSIYNGETE; translated from the exons ATGGAGCTTCCACAGTCTCGTGTCATCGAAGCACAAG GTGGATATCCGAAAACTCATGATTTTCTACAACCGTTAGAACGTGTTGGAACAAGAGCTAGTGCAAAGGAGGAAGGGACCAGAGGCAGTGTGGACACTGCAGAGACATCGTCGCAGCTGAAGTCGCCGTATGTTCATAACCAGCACGTGCTTCCCGGTGGCATAGGGACTTACACGATCAGTCATATGCCTTACTTGTATCATAACCATCTTCAGCGAGTTCCTAAACCAAAGGTCTCTCAGATGTTCAAGGTGTCCCAAGCTAGCTGTAACGAGAGGAATGCAGTGGAGGATAATTCGGTTTCTAATTGCAGCTCTTACGCTGCAAACAATGGATTCACTCTGTGGAATGAATCTGTAGAGAAGAAAGGGCATACAAGGAAGAGGCAGCAGAGCCAAAGCTTCATGGACATGATAAAGTCTGCCAAAGGAAGTTCGCAGGAGGATGATTTGGATGATGACGATGAAGAGTTTGTTACAAATAAAGGGAACAACACATCCACCAGCCAGTGCCAGAGAG tGGATTTGAGAGTCAGAGTAGATGGGAAAGGTCACTGTAACAAACAAATGCCGAACACACCTAGGTCAAAACATTCTGCAACAGAGCAACGGAGGAGGAGCAAGATCAATGATAG GTTTCAGACGTTGAGACAATTGATCCCTAACAGCGACCAAAAGCGGGACAAGGCATCATTCTTACTGGAG GTTATCGAGTACATTCACTTCTTACAAGAGAAAGTAGACAAACACGAG CCACCGGAGGGAGCTGTTCCAGTCCTCGCAGAGGCTCAAGCGGTCGACATGGAGCATCAACAGTGTCTAAAAAGGGCAATGGATACGACTAATTCCTTTCCTGTGTTGGGTCAAAGGAACAGTTTCTTCTCTCCAGAATCGCCACAGCTTTGTCCAATTTCATCACCCGATGTTGCTGCAATGGACTGTGAAAATCtgagagaagagaaggaggTAGAGGAGCTTTCTATTCATAAGGGTACTATCAGTATATCAAGTGTTTATTCTCAAGG GTTGTTAAAAACATTGTCAGAAACACTCCAAACATCAGGAGTGGACTTGTCCAGATCAAGGATCTCTGTGCAAATCAAGCTCTCTAGACAACCTCAAGAG GATGAAGAAGTTCATCGAAAGGTTTGGACTCGATCTCCAAGTGGAGATGAAAACCACAACGAAAACAGTAACATCAAGCAGACgcggaaacaaaagaaactcaaAAAGACCACATCAATATATAATGGAGAAACAGAGTAA